A stretch of the Argentina anserina chromosome 6, drPotAnse1.1, whole genome shotgun sequence genome encodes the following:
- the LOC126801086 gene encoding uncharacterized protein LOC126801086 isoform X4 encodes MEKRLRSSLQSSAEDFLTSAANLTLKSSKPSLKSLLHKIKPSSHLSSSLPTSLSLSISHSLQSFLQPNPNPNPNPKSPCSPPTKRPRRSSKTRPEPEPEPDHNPENEKTLLLRKLQILACVAELCASHPAKAFAPADLFPGVQLLHDNLIILESDSTLVSSIVNLCELWWKEELPGRESLISQSLPFLLSRSLTLNKKADVHRVYALREAFTCFDFEDESIEDLKLLLIRCVISPLYLKAEEGRKFLAFLFGLSSQLLKEVLAVIKSQIPFGRKSMLEAYGDVVFRGWKAAEGELRSEIESGFVQVLIEGAVHAGSSAFAASVRRVLGGFINQRTTAGVEKLLFQLSEPVVFRSLQVANSHVRHNALHLLLDLFPLEDPDSTKEVKDSLLDKQFFLLMKLLVDDCPEVRVVAVEGSCRILHLFWEVIPSPTISKLVAKIFDDMSRDTSYEVRLSTLNGTMYLFGNPLCHQYLSVLLPRLGHLMMDNVLSVRLAMADLLLLIRDIQNFQFHKVVKLDVLLSALENDQPQVAQKITRLLMPSYFPLKETVQTACNRCTTLIRRSPMAGARFCEFAASQGASLKSLMELVRVMITLVLPPTNLINLDEEQIEGLLRSSSNLCNTLVHEPVFKKALKEFLDCEKLKSLIAAAPTGPAQSCVFNIVSTVSPDDVAGLLDECMHLVTNCSGLSKNVEKQAEVRSAHSMLLSCDAIDGMLEALTALLQKAAYRCHIKYDSEIPNLSVFSVKRKKSKSTGKISVQRKKCGGKNVASFEEDYSVAAGIAWQIRDLLVTVNTRKAILGSQTLESLLICLKVISEVSIIQCMHYECMEPYPVSAYTALVLHLSVQHVSSNKNDSTDFAGSTLEQTELEQALDHVLNCTEKLCRAGDSGQSSEVHSESNARNKSAGHREKRHREAQTHASIPSDSENFAGNVYTELKKLANKVKMITAVQRFMVDAAAIGFAPQIQERCLRSTSAKLLNLALKDATEASPPSAEASDLANDMLDLIISIELHLGSTYAGQLVTAVKPWVPDLILALGSSHIMKQITGEETQMSPADRIRVHFPSWLLILAKTELSDDCEVCPEDDGESEPEEFPALKKLLTLIATLLKANPSMQSVFGAIFMNGTVVGLEKKNFGLVLGLLRFVCLKIFKHDHREWGDLVLAFLQDIYPQIEREIEEECDEDGKEKLEKAKELLEPIWLYHLHETGRVSMMDE; translated from the exons ATGGAGAAGCGCCTCCGCTCCTCACTCCAATCCTCCGCCGAAGACTTCCTCACCTCCGCCGCCAATCTCACCCTCAAATCCTCAAAGCCCTCTCTCAAATCCCTACTCCACAAGATCAAACCCTCCTCCCACCTCTCCTCCTCTCTCCCcacctccctctccctctccatcTCCCACTCCCTCCAATCCTTCCTCCAACCCAACCccaaccctaaccctaaccctaaatcCCCTTGCTCTCCCCCCACCAAGCGCCCCCGCCGCTCCTCCAAGACCCGGCCCGAACCCGAACCCGAACCGGACCATAACCCCGAAAATGAGAAGACTCTGCTCCTCAGAAAGCTCCAGATTCTCGCCTGCGTCGCGGAGCTATGCGCTTCGCATCCGGCGAAGGCGTTCGCGCCGGCGGATTTGTTCCCCGGAGTTCAGTTGCTCCACGACAATCTGATCATTCTGGAGTCGGATTCGACGCTGGTCTCATCGATTGTGAATCTCTGCGAGCTTTGGTGGAAGGAGGAGCTCCCCGGCCGGGAGTCGCTGATATCTCAGTCGCTGCCGTTCTTGCTCTCCAGATCTTTGACTCTGAACAAGAAGGCCGACGTCCACAGAGTCTACGCCCTCCGGGAGGCCTTCACCTGCTTCGATTTCGAAGACGAAAGCATTGAGGACCTGAAGCTGTTGCTGATCCGCTGCGTCATTTCGCCGCTGTATTTGAAGGCGGAGGAGGGGAGGAAGTTCCTGGCGTTCCTGTTCGGGCTGAGCTCGCAGCTGTTGAAGGAGGTTTTGGCTGTGATCAAGTCGCAGATTCCGTTTGGGAGGAAATCGATGCTGGAGGCCTACGGGGACGTTGTGTTTCGGGGTTGGAAGGCCGCCGAGGGGGAGCTGAGGAGTGAGATTGAGAGTGGTTTCGTGCAGGTTTTGATTGAGGGAGCTGTACATGCTGGCTCCAGCGCGTTTGCTGCTTCTGTTAGGAGGGTTTTGGGAGGGTTTATCAACCAGAGGACCACTGCCGGCGTCGAGAAGCTTCTCTTCCAGCTATCCGAGCCTGTTGTATTCCGGTCTCTGCAG GTTGCGAATTCTCATGTTCGTCATAATGCGCTGCATTTACTTTTGGATTTGTTCCCTCTTGAAGATCCTGATTCGACTAAAGAGGTCAAGGATTCATTGCTTGATAAGCAGTTCTTTTTATTGATGAAGTTACTTGTGGATGATTGTCCAGAGGTGAGAGTGGTTGCGGTGGAAGGTTCGTGTCGAATTCTTCATCTGTTTTGGGAAGTAATCCCTTCACCTACTATTTCAAAGTTGGTTGCTAAAATTTTCGATGATATGTCACGTGATACGAGTTATGAGGTTAGGCTTTCCACACTGAATGGCACGATGTATTTGTTTGGGAATCCCCTATGTCATCAATATCTCAGTGTGCTTCTACCAAGACTGGGGCATTTGATGATGGATAATGTGTTATCGGTTAGACTTGCCATGGCAGATCTCCTCCTCCTTATAAGGGATATTCAAAACTTCCAGTTCCATAAG GTAGTGAAGTTAGATGTACTATTATCTGCCCTTGAAAATGATCAACCTCAAGTTGCTCAGAAAATTACAAGATTGCTTATGCCATCATACTTTCCTTTGAAAGAAACTGTTCAGACAGCATGCAATCGTTGTACTACACTTATAAGAAGGTCTCCAATGGCTGGAGCAAGGTTTTGTGAATTTGCTGCGTCCCAAGGGGCATCTCTTAAGTCTCTGATGGAACTTGTTAGGGTAATGATTACTTTGGTCTTGCCGCCTACTAATCTCATTAATCTGGATGAAGAGCAAATTGAGGGTTTACTTCGTTCTTCTTCCAACCTTTGCAATACCCTAGTTCATGAGCCTGTTTTCAAGAAGGCGCTCAAAGAATTTTTGGATTGTGAAAAGTTGAAAAGCTTGATTGCTGCCGCACCTACTGGGCCTGCTCAGTCTTGTGTATTCAACATTGTATCAACTGTCTCTCCTGATGATGTAGCTGGACTTCTTGATGAATGCATGCACCTGGTCACAAATTGTAGTGGTTTATCCAAAAATGTGGAGAAGCAAGCTGAAGTGAGGTCTGCTCACAGTATGTTGCTATCTTGTGATGCTATCGATGGTATGCTGGAAGCTCTAACAGCACTTCTACAGAAAGCAGCCTATCGTTGCCATATTAAATATGACAGTGAGATACCAAACCTGAGTGTTTTCTctgtgaaaagaaagaaatctaAGTCTACTGGCAAAATTTCAGTACAACGGAAAAAATGTGGTGGAAAAAATGTTGCCAGTTTTGAGGAGGATTATTCAGTTGCAGCAGGAATAGCTTGGCAAATCAGGGACTTGCTTGTCACTGTCAATACTCGGAAGGCTATATTGGGATCTCAAACTCTAGAATCCTTACTTATATGTTTAAAGGTCATTTCCGAGGTCAGCATTATTCAGTGCATGCATTATGAATGCATGGAACCATATCCCGTGTCAGCATATACAGCCCTTGTGCTGCATTTATCTGTTCAACATGTATCTTCCAATAAAAATGATAGCACTGATTTCGCTGGGTCTACTTTGGAG CAGACCGAGTTGGAACAGGCATTGGATCATGTGCTTAATTGTACAGAGAAGCTATGTCGAGCAGGCGATTCTGGACAGTCCAGCGAGGTTCATTCAGAATCTAATGCTCGCAATAAGTCTGCTGGTCATCGTGAAAAAAGGCACCGAGAAGCTCAAACACATGCCTCCATTCCAAGTGATAGTG aaAATTTTGCAGGAAATGTATATACTGAACTGAAGAAGTTGGCCAACAAGGTGAAGATGATTACTGCTGTCCAAAGGTTCATGGTAGATGCTGCTGCTATTGGTTTTGCTCCTCAAATTCAGGAGAGGTGCTTAAGGTCCACGTCAG CAAAGTTACTTAATCTAGCTCTTAAAGATGCTACTGAAGCTTCACCTCCATCAGCAGAAGCCTCTGATCTTGCCAATGATATGCTTGATTTAATCATCTCGATTGAATTACACTTGGGCTCAACCTATGCTGGGCAATTAGTGACAGCAGTAAAGCCTTGGGTTCCTGACTTGATTTTGGCACTAGGATCTTCTCACATTATGAAACAGATTACGGGAGAAGAGACACAAATGAGTCCAGCTGATCGCATCAGAGTCCACTTTCCATCATGGCTCTTAATCTTAGCCAAGACTGAGCTCTCTGATGATTGTGAAGTCTGCCCAGAAGATGATGGAGAATCTGAACCCGAAGAGTTTCCTGCATTGAAGAAACTTCTTACATTGATTGCCACATTGTTGAAAGCAAATCCCAGCATGCAGAGTGTGTTTGGGGCAATTTTCATGAATGGCACTGTAGTTGGCCTGGAGAAGAAAAATTTTGGGCTGGTTTTAGGACTTCTACGCTTTGTATGCCTAAAGATATTCAAGCATGATCATAGAGAATGGGGTGATTTGGTGCTGGCATTTCTGCAAGATATTTACCCTCAGATTGAGAGAGAAATCGAAGAAGAGTGTGATGAAGATGGGAAGGAAAAGCTAGAGAAAGCCAAGGAACTGTTGGAACCTATTTGGTTGTATCATCTGCATGAAACTGGAAGGGTCTCTATGATGGACGAGTAG
- the LOC126801086 gene encoding uncharacterized protein LOC126801086 isoform X3: MEKRLRSSLQSSAEDFLTSAANLTLKSSKPSLKSLLHKIKPSSHLSSSLPTSLSLSISHSLQSFLQPNPNPNPNPKSPCSPPTKRPRRSSKTRPEPEPEPDHNPENEKTLLLRKLQILACVAELCASHPAKAFAPADLFPGVQLLHDNLIILESDSTLVSSIVNLCELWWKEELPGRESLISQSLPFLLSRSLTLNKKADVHRVYALREAFTCFDFEDESIEDLKLLLIRCVISPLYLKAEEGRKFLAFLFGLSSQLLKEVLAVIKSQIPFGRKSMLEAYGDVVFRGWKAAEGELRSEIESGFVQVLIEGAVHAGSSAFAASVRRVLGGFINQRTTAGVEKLLFQLSEPVVFRSLQVANSHVRHNALHLLLDLFPLEDPDSTKEVKDSLLDKQFFLLMKLLVDDCPEVRVVAVEGSCRILHLFWEVIPSPTISKLVAKIFDDMSRDTSYEVRLSTLNGTMYLFGNPLCHQYLSVLLPRLGHLMMDNVLSVRLAMADLLLLIRDIQNFQFHKVVKLDVLLSALENDQPQVAQKITRLLMPSYFPLKETVQTACNRCTTLIRRSPMAGARFCEFAASQGASLKSLMELVRVMITLVLPPTNLINLDEEQIEGLLRSSSNLCNTLVHEPVFKKALKEFLDCEKLKSLIAAAPTGPAQSCVFNIVSTVSPDDVAGLLDECMHLVTNCSGLSKNVEKQAEVRSAHSMLLSCDAIDGMLEALTALLQKAAYRCHIKYDSEIPNLSVFSVKRKKSKSTGKISVQRKKCGGKNVASFEEDYSVAAGIAWQIRDLLVTVNTRKAILGSQTLESLLICLKVISEVSIIQCMHYECMEPYPVSAYTALVLHLSVQHVSSNKNDSTDFAGSTLEQTELEQALDHVLNCTEKLCRAGDSGQSSEVHSESNARNKSAGHREKRHREAQTHASIPSDSGNVYTELKKLANKVKMITAVQRFMVDAAAIGFAPQIQERCLRSTSGYIRCFISTLEQQSREQIDFEEEDLKDVVLCLKHFFTYAAKLLNLALKDATEASPPSAEASDLANDMLDLIISIELHLGSTYAGQLVTAVKPWVPDLILALGSSHIMKQITGEETQMSPADRIRVHFPSWLLILAKTELSDDCEVCPEDDGESEPEEFPALKKLLTLIATLLKANPSMQSVFGAIFMNGTVVGLEKKNFGLVLGLLRFVCLKIFKHDHREWGDLVLAFLQDIYPQIEREIEEECDEDGKEKLEKAKELLEPIWLYHLHETGRVSMMDE, from the exons ATGGAGAAGCGCCTCCGCTCCTCACTCCAATCCTCCGCCGAAGACTTCCTCACCTCCGCCGCCAATCTCACCCTCAAATCCTCAAAGCCCTCTCTCAAATCCCTACTCCACAAGATCAAACCCTCCTCCCACCTCTCCTCCTCTCTCCCcacctccctctccctctccatcTCCCACTCCCTCCAATCCTTCCTCCAACCCAACCccaaccctaaccctaaccctaaatcCCCTTGCTCTCCCCCCACCAAGCGCCCCCGCCGCTCCTCCAAGACCCGGCCCGAACCCGAACCCGAACCGGACCATAACCCCGAAAATGAGAAGACTCTGCTCCTCAGAAAGCTCCAGATTCTCGCCTGCGTCGCGGAGCTATGCGCTTCGCATCCGGCGAAGGCGTTCGCGCCGGCGGATTTGTTCCCCGGAGTTCAGTTGCTCCACGACAATCTGATCATTCTGGAGTCGGATTCGACGCTGGTCTCATCGATTGTGAATCTCTGCGAGCTTTGGTGGAAGGAGGAGCTCCCCGGCCGGGAGTCGCTGATATCTCAGTCGCTGCCGTTCTTGCTCTCCAGATCTTTGACTCTGAACAAGAAGGCCGACGTCCACAGAGTCTACGCCCTCCGGGAGGCCTTCACCTGCTTCGATTTCGAAGACGAAAGCATTGAGGACCTGAAGCTGTTGCTGATCCGCTGCGTCATTTCGCCGCTGTATTTGAAGGCGGAGGAGGGGAGGAAGTTCCTGGCGTTCCTGTTCGGGCTGAGCTCGCAGCTGTTGAAGGAGGTTTTGGCTGTGATCAAGTCGCAGATTCCGTTTGGGAGGAAATCGATGCTGGAGGCCTACGGGGACGTTGTGTTTCGGGGTTGGAAGGCCGCCGAGGGGGAGCTGAGGAGTGAGATTGAGAGTGGTTTCGTGCAGGTTTTGATTGAGGGAGCTGTACATGCTGGCTCCAGCGCGTTTGCTGCTTCTGTTAGGAGGGTTTTGGGAGGGTTTATCAACCAGAGGACCACTGCCGGCGTCGAGAAGCTTCTCTTCCAGCTATCCGAGCCTGTTGTATTCCGGTCTCTGCAG GTTGCGAATTCTCATGTTCGTCATAATGCGCTGCATTTACTTTTGGATTTGTTCCCTCTTGAAGATCCTGATTCGACTAAAGAGGTCAAGGATTCATTGCTTGATAAGCAGTTCTTTTTATTGATGAAGTTACTTGTGGATGATTGTCCAGAGGTGAGAGTGGTTGCGGTGGAAGGTTCGTGTCGAATTCTTCATCTGTTTTGGGAAGTAATCCCTTCACCTACTATTTCAAAGTTGGTTGCTAAAATTTTCGATGATATGTCACGTGATACGAGTTATGAGGTTAGGCTTTCCACACTGAATGGCACGATGTATTTGTTTGGGAATCCCCTATGTCATCAATATCTCAGTGTGCTTCTACCAAGACTGGGGCATTTGATGATGGATAATGTGTTATCGGTTAGACTTGCCATGGCAGATCTCCTCCTCCTTATAAGGGATATTCAAAACTTCCAGTTCCATAAG GTAGTGAAGTTAGATGTACTATTATCTGCCCTTGAAAATGATCAACCTCAAGTTGCTCAGAAAATTACAAGATTGCTTATGCCATCATACTTTCCTTTGAAAGAAACTGTTCAGACAGCATGCAATCGTTGTACTACACTTATAAGAAGGTCTCCAATGGCTGGAGCAAGGTTTTGTGAATTTGCTGCGTCCCAAGGGGCATCTCTTAAGTCTCTGATGGAACTTGTTAGGGTAATGATTACTTTGGTCTTGCCGCCTACTAATCTCATTAATCTGGATGAAGAGCAAATTGAGGGTTTACTTCGTTCTTCTTCCAACCTTTGCAATACCCTAGTTCATGAGCCTGTTTTCAAGAAGGCGCTCAAAGAATTTTTGGATTGTGAAAAGTTGAAAAGCTTGATTGCTGCCGCACCTACTGGGCCTGCTCAGTCTTGTGTATTCAACATTGTATCAACTGTCTCTCCTGATGATGTAGCTGGACTTCTTGATGAATGCATGCACCTGGTCACAAATTGTAGTGGTTTATCCAAAAATGTGGAGAAGCAAGCTGAAGTGAGGTCTGCTCACAGTATGTTGCTATCTTGTGATGCTATCGATGGTATGCTGGAAGCTCTAACAGCACTTCTACAGAAAGCAGCCTATCGTTGCCATATTAAATATGACAGTGAGATACCAAACCTGAGTGTTTTCTctgtgaaaagaaagaaatctaAGTCTACTGGCAAAATTTCAGTACAACGGAAAAAATGTGGTGGAAAAAATGTTGCCAGTTTTGAGGAGGATTATTCAGTTGCAGCAGGAATAGCTTGGCAAATCAGGGACTTGCTTGTCACTGTCAATACTCGGAAGGCTATATTGGGATCTCAAACTCTAGAATCCTTACTTATATGTTTAAAGGTCATTTCCGAGGTCAGCATTATTCAGTGCATGCATTATGAATGCATGGAACCATATCCCGTGTCAGCATATACAGCCCTTGTGCTGCATTTATCTGTTCAACATGTATCTTCCAATAAAAATGATAGCACTGATTTCGCTGGGTCTACTTTGGAG CAGACCGAGTTGGAACAGGCATTGGATCATGTGCTTAATTGTACAGAGAAGCTATGTCGAGCAGGCGATTCTGGACAGTCCAGCGAGGTTCATTCAGAATCTAATGCTCGCAATAAGTCTGCTGGTCATCGTGAAAAAAGGCACCGAGAAGCTCAAACACATGCCTCCATTCCAAGTGATAGTG GAAATGTATATACTGAACTGAAGAAGTTGGCCAACAAGGTGAAGATGATTACTGCTGTCCAAAGGTTCATGGTAGATGCTGCTGCTATTGGTTTTGCTCCTCAAATTCAGGAGAGGTGCTTAAGGTCCACGTCAGGTTATATACGATGTTTCATATCTACTTTGGAGCAACAATCTCGCGAGCAAATTGATTTTGAGGAGGAAGATTTGAAGGATGTAGTTCTGTGTTTGAAACACTTCTTTACCTATGCAGCAAAGTTACTTAATCTAGCTCTTAAAGATGCTACTGAAGCTTCACCTCCATCAGCAGAAGCCTCTGATCTTGCCAATGATATGCTTGATTTAATCATCTCGATTGAATTACACTTGGGCTCAACCTATGCTGGGCAATTAGTGACAGCAGTAAAGCCTTGGGTTCCTGACTTGATTTTGGCACTAGGATCTTCTCACATTATGAAACAGATTACGGGAGAAGAGACACAAATGAGTCCAGCTGATCGCATCAGAGTCCACTTTCCATCATGGCTCTTAATCTTAGCCAAGACTGAGCTCTCTGATGATTGTGAAGTCTGCCCAGAAGATGATGGAGAATCTGAACCCGAAGAGTTTCCTGCATTGAAGAAACTTCTTACATTGATTGCCACATTGTTGAAAGCAAATCCCAGCATGCAGAGTGTGTTTGGGGCAATTTTCATGAATGGCACTGTAGTTGGCCTGGAGAAGAAAAATTTTGGGCTGGTTTTAGGACTTCTACGCTTTGTATGCCTAAAGATATTCAAGCATGATCATAGAGAATGGGGTGATTTGGTGCTGGCATTTCTGCAAGATATTTACCCTCAGATTGAGAGAGAAATCGAAGAAGAGTGTGATGAAGATGGGAAGGAAAAGCTAGAGAAAGCCAAGGAACTGTTGGAACCTATTTGGTTGTATCATCTGCATGAAACTGGAAGGGTCTCTATGATGGACGAGTAG
- the LOC126801086 gene encoding uncharacterized protein LOC126801086 isoform X1, which yields MEKRLRSSLQSSAEDFLTSAANLTLKSSKPSLKSLLHKIKPSSHLSSSLPTSLSLSISHSLQSFLQPNPNPNPNPKSPCSPPTKRPRRSSKTRPEPEPEPDHNPENEKTLLLRKLQILACVAELCASHPAKAFAPADLFPGVQLLHDNLIILESDSTLVSSIVNLCELWWKEELPGRESLISQSLPFLLSRSLTLNKKADVHRVYALREAFTCFDFEDESIEDLKLLLIRCVISPLYLKAEEGRKFLAFLFGLSSQLLKEVLAVIKSQIPFGRKSMLEAYGDVVFRGWKAAEGELRSEIESGFVQVLIEGAVHAGSSAFAASVRRVLGGFINQRTTAGVEKLLFQLSEPVVFRSLQVANSHVRHNALHLLLDLFPLEDPDSTKEVKDSLLDKQFFLLMKLLVDDCPEVRVVAVEGSCRILHLFWEVIPSPTISKLVAKIFDDMSRDTSYEVRLSTLNGTMYLFGNPLCHQYLSVLLPRLGHLMMDNVLSVRLAMADLLLLIRDIQNFQFHKVVKLDVLLSALENDQPQVAQKITRLLMPSYFPLKETVQTACNRCTTLIRRSPMAGARFCEFAASQGASLKSLMELVRVMITLVLPPTNLINLDEEQIEGLLRSSSNLCNTLVHEPVFKKALKEFLDCEKLKSLIAAAPTGPAQSCVFNIVSTVSPDDVAGLLDECMHLVTNCSGLSKNVEKQAEVRSAHSMLLSCDAIDGMLEALTALLQKAAYRCHIKYDSEIPNLSVFSVKRKKSKSTGKISVQRKKCGGKNVASFEEDYSVAAGIAWQIRDLLVTVNTRKAILGSQTLESLLICLKVISEVSIIQCMHYECMEPYPVSAYTALVLHLSVQHVSSNKNDSTDFAGSTLEQTELEQALDHVLNCTEKLCRAGDSGQSSEVHSESNARNKSAGHREKRHREAQTHASIPSDSENFAGNVYTELKKLANKVKMITAVQRFMVDAAAIGFAPQIQERCLRSTSGYIRCFISTLEQQSREQIDFEEEDLKDVVLCLKHFFTYAAKLLNLALKDATEASPPSAEASDLANDMLDLIISIELHLGSTYAGQLVTAVKPWVPDLILALGSSHIMKQITGEETQMSPADRIRVHFPSWLLILAKTELSDDCEVCPEDDGESEPEEFPALKKLLTLIATLLKANPSMQSVFGAIFMNGTVVGLEKKNFGLVLGLLRFVCLKIFKHDHREWGDLVLAFLQDIYPQIEREIEEECDEDGKEKLEKAKELLEPIWLYHLHETGRVSMMDE from the exons ATGGAGAAGCGCCTCCGCTCCTCACTCCAATCCTCCGCCGAAGACTTCCTCACCTCCGCCGCCAATCTCACCCTCAAATCCTCAAAGCCCTCTCTCAAATCCCTACTCCACAAGATCAAACCCTCCTCCCACCTCTCCTCCTCTCTCCCcacctccctctccctctccatcTCCCACTCCCTCCAATCCTTCCTCCAACCCAACCccaaccctaaccctaaccctaaatcCCCTTGCTCTCCCCCCACCAAGCGCCCCCGCCGCTCCTCCAAGACCCGGCCCGAACCCGAACCCGAACCGGACCATAACCCCGAAAATGAGAAGACTCTGCTCCTCAGAAAGCTCCAGATTCTCGCCTGCGTCGCGGAGCTATGCGCTTCGCATCCGGCGAAGGCGTTCGCGCCGGCGGATTTGTTCCCCGGAGTTCAGTTGCTCCACGACAATCTGATCATTCTGGAGTCGGATTCGACGCTGGTCTCATCGATTGTGAATCTCTGCGAGCTTTGGTGGAAGGAGGAGCTCCCCGGCCGGGAGTCGCTGATATCTCAGTCGCTGCCGTTCTTGCTCTCCAGATCTTTGACTCTGAACAAGAAGGCCGACGTCCACAGAGTCTACGCCCTCCGGGAGGCCTTCACCTGCTTCGATTTCGAAGACGAAAGCATTGAGGACCTGAAGCTGTTGCTGATCCGCTGCGTCATTTCGCCGCTGTATTTGAAGGCGGAGGAGGGGAGGAAGTTCCTGGCGTTCCTGTTCGGGCTGAGCTCGCAGCTGTTGAAGGAGGTTTTGGCTGTGATCAAGTCGCAGATTCCGTTTGGGAGGAAATCGATGCTGGAGGCCTACGGGGACGTTGTGTTTCGGGGTTGGAAGGCCGCCGAGGGGGAGCTGAGGAGTGAGATTGAGAGTGGTTTCGTGCAGGTTTTGATTGAGGGAGCTGTACATGCTGGCTCCAGCGCGTTTGCTGCTTCTGTTAGGAGGGTTTTGGGAGGGTTTATCAACCAGAGGACCACTGCCGGCGTCGAGAAGCTTCTCTTCCAGCTATCCGAGCCTGTTGTATTCCGGTCTCTGCAG GTTGCGAATTCTCATGTTCGTCATAATGCGCTGCATTTACTTTTGGATTTGTTCCCTCTTGAAGATCCTGATTCGACTAAAGAGGTCAAGGATTCATTGCTTGATAAGCAGTTCTTTTTATTGATGAAGTTACTTGTGGATGATTGTCCAGAGGTGAGAGTGGTTGCGGTGGAAGGTTCGTGTCGAATTCTTCATCTGTTTTGGGAAGTAATCCCTTCACCTACTATTTCAAAGTTGGTTGCTAAAATTTTCGATGATATGTCACGTGATACGAGTTATGAGGTTAGGCTTTCCACACTGAATGGCACGATGTATTTGTTTGGGAATCCCCTATGTCATCAATATCTCAGTGTGCTTCTACCAAGACTGGGGCATTTGATGATGGATAATGTGTTATCGGTTAGACTTGCCATGGCAGATCTCCTCCTCCTTATAAGGGATATTCAAAACTTCCAGTTCCATAAG GTAGTGAAGTTAGATGTACTATTATCTGCCCTTGAAAATGATCAACCTCAAGTTGCTCAGAAAATTACAAGATTGCTTATGCCATCATACTTTCCTTTGAAAGAAACTGTTCAGACAGCATGCAATCGTTGTACTACACTTATAAGAAGGTCTCCAATGGCTGGAGCAAGGTTTTGTGAATTTGCTGCGTCCCAAGGGGCATCTCTTAAGTCTCTGATGGAACTTGTTAGGGTAATGATTACTTTGGTCTTGCCGCCTACTAATCTCATTAATCTGGATGAAGAGCAAATTGAGGGTTTACTTCGTTCTTCTTCCAACCTTTGCAATACCCTAGTTCATGAGCCTGTTTTCAAGAAGGCGCTCAAAGAATTTTTGGATTGTGAAAAGTTGAAAAGCTTGATTGCTGCCGCACCTACTGGGCCTGCTCAGTCTTGTGTATTCAACATTGTATCAACTGTCTCTCCTGATGATGTAGCTGGACTTCTTGATGAATGCATGCACCTGGTCACAAATTGTAGTGGTTTATCCAAAAATGTGGAGAAGCAAGCTGAAGTGAGGTCTGCTCACAGTATGTTGCTATCTTGTGATGCTATCGATGGTATGCTGGAAGCTCTAACAGCACTTCTACAGAAAGCAGCCTATCGTTGCCATATTAAATATGACAGTGAGATACCAAACCTGAGTGTTTTCTctgtgaaaagaaagaaatctaAGTCTACTGGCAAAATTTCAGTACAACGGAAAAAATGTGGTGGAAAAAATGTTGCCAGTTTTGAGGAGGATTATTCAGTTGCAGCAGGAATAGCTTGGCAAATCAGGGACTTGCTTGTCACTGTCAATACTCGGAAGGCTATATTGGGATCTCAAACTCTAGAATCCTTACTTATATGTTTAAAGGTCATTTCCGAGGTCAGCATTATTCAGTGCATGCATTATGAATGCATGGAACCATATCCCGTGTCAGCATATACAGCCCTTGTGCTGCATTTATCTGTTCAACATGTATCTTCCAATAAAAATGATAGCACTGATTTCGCTGGGTCTACTTTGGAG CAGACCGAGTTGGAACAGGCATTGGATCATGTGCTTAATTGTACAGAGAAGCTATGTCGAGCAGGCGATTCTGGACAGTCCAGCGAGGTTCATTCAGAATCTAATGCTCGCAATAAGTCTGCTGGTCATCGTGAAAAAAGGCACCGAGAAGCTCAAACACATGCCTCCATTCCAAGTGATAGTG aaAATTTTGCAGGAAATGTATATACTGAACTGAAGAAGTTGGCCAACAAGGTGAAGATGATTACTGCTGTCCAAAGGTTCATGGTAGATGCTGCTGCTATTGGTTTTGCTCCTCAAATTCAGGAGAGGTGCTTAAGGTCCACGTCAGGTTATATACGATGTTTCATATCTACTTTGGAGCAACAATCTCGCGAGCAAATTGATTTTGAGGAGGAAGATTTGAAGGATGTAGTTCTGTGTTTGAAACACTTCTTTACCTATGCAGCAAAGTTACTTAATCTAGCTCTTAAAGATGCTACTGAAGCTTCACCTCCATCAGCAGAAGCCTCTGATCTTGCCAATGATATGCTTGATTTAATCATCTCGATTGAATTACACTTGGGCTCAACCTATGCTGGGCAATTAGTGACAGCAGTAAAGCCTTGGGTTCCTGACTTGATTTTGGCACTAGGATCTTCTCACATTATGAAACAGATTACGGGAGAAGAGACACAAATGAGTCCAGCTGATCGCATCAGAGTCCACTTTCCATCATGGCTCTTAATCTTAGCCAAGACTGAGCTCTCTGATGATTGTGAAGTCTGCCCAGAAGATGATGGAGAATCTGAACCCGAAGAGTTTCCTGCATTGAAGAAACTTCTTACATTGATTGCCACATTGTTGAAAGCAAATCCCAGCATGCAGAGTGTGTTTGGGGCAATTTTCATGAATGGCACTGTAGTTGGCCTGGAGAAGAAAAATTTTGGGCTGGTTTTAGGACTTCTACGCTTTGTATGCCTAAAGATATTCAAGCATGATCATAGAGAATGGGGTGATTTGGTGCTGGCATTTCTGCAAGATATTTACCCTCAGATTGAGAGAGAAATCGAAGAAGAGTGTGATGAAGATGGGAAGGAAAAGCTAGAGAAAGCCAAGGAACTGTTGGAACCTATTTGGTTGTATCATCTGCATGAAACTGGAAGGGTCTCTATGATGGACGAGTAG